The Corallococcus exiguus genome has a window encoding:
- a CDS encoding small ribosomal subunit Rsm22 family protein, with the protein MSNAYSKDLERWLPRLISVWRASRGREDGPEGRLTPQEVKEVGAGVKQLSHGLTRERQLAGARYMDDPRLLGAYLLFYWPVSYAQARQVLGELPNRPRQVLDLGSGPGPVAFAAMDAGASEVTAADRSKPALNLARELATEAGEAMATREWDPMKKNATLPDGQYDLITMGHVVNELYGATDEALKPRAALLESVLAKVKKGGSLLVMEPALRETSRNLLKVRDLMVERGYAIRAPCMYRGACPALVKETDWCHAERAWPMPRVVEELARVAGFHKESLKMSYLLLAPKGEPWPEPPPGRLFRIVSESLEGKGRQRYIGCGPEGRVGLAMQERHRSEKNEKFFHLQRGDVIEATDLETKGDGFALGENAEVRMVAQAGRGVPPAPKPPEPPKP; encoded by the coding sequence ATGAGCAACGCATACAGCAAGGACCTGGAGCGATGGCTGCCCCGGCTCATCTCCGTGTGGCGCGCGTCCCGGGGCCGGGAGGACGGGCCGGAAGGACGCCTCACGCCGCAGGAGGTCAAGGAGGTGGGCGCGGGCGTGAAGCAGCTGTCCCACGGCCTCACCCGCGAGCGCCAGCTGGCCGGCGCCCGGTACATGGACGACCCGCGCCTGTTGGGCGCCTACCTCCTCTTCTACTGGCCGGTGTCCTACGCCCAGGCGCGCCAGGTGCTGGGTGAGCTGCCGAACCGCCCGCGGCAGGTGCTGGACCTGGGCAGCGGCCCGGGCCCGGTGGCCTTCGCGGCCATGGACGCGGGCGCCAGCGAAGTGACGGCCGCGGACCGCAGCAAGCCCGCGCTGAACCTGGCGCGCGAGCTGGCCACGGAGGCCGGCGAGGCCATGGCCACGCGCGAGTGGGATCCGATGAAGAAGAACGCCACGCTGCCGGATGGCCAGTACGACCTCATCACGATGGGACACGTCGTGAACGAGCTGTACGGCGCGACGGATGAAGCGCTGAAGCCGCGCGCGGCGCTGCTGGAGTCGGTGCTCGCGAAGGTGAAGAAGGGCGGCAGCCTGCTGGTGATGGAGCCCGCGCTGCGCGAGACGAGCCGCAACCTGCTCAAGGTGCGCGACCTGATGGTGGAGCGCGGCTACGCCATCCGCGCGCCGTGCATGTATCGCGGCGCGTGCCCCGCGCTGGTGAAGGAGACGGACTGGTGCCACGCCGAGCGCGCGTGGCCCATGCCTCGCGTGGTGGAGGAGCTGGCGCGCGTGGCGGGCTTCCACAAGGAATCGCTCAAGATGAGCTACCTGCTGCTGGCGCCCAAGGGCGAGCCGTGGCCGGAGCCGCCGCCGGGCCGGCTGTTCCGCATCGTCAGCGAGTCGCTGGAGGGCAAGGGCCGCCAGCGCTACATCGGCTGCGGACCGGAGGGGCGCGTGGGCCTGGCGATGCAGGAGCGCCACCGCTCGGAGAAGAACGAGAAGTTCTTCCACCTCCAGCGCGGAGACGTCATCGAGGCGACGGACCTGGAGACGAAGGGCGACGGCTTCGCGCTCGGGGAGAACGCCGAGGTGCGCATGGTGGCCCAGGCCGGACGCGGCGTGCCGCCCGCGCCCAAGCCGCCGGAACCGCCGAAGCCCTGA
- the pip gene encoding prolyl aminopeptidase, which produces MPAPTPLRTLYPSIEPYRTGQLKVTGGHTVHFEESGNPKGKPVVFVHGGPGGGTDPKQRRFFDPSVYRIILFDQRGCGRSTPHASLIENTTWDLVADMERLREHLDLERWMLFGGSWGSTLSLAYAEAHPERVTELVLRGIFLLRKQEIDWFYQRGASAMFPDAWEHFLAPIPEEERGNLLQAYAKRLMGDDKHSQQEAAKAWSVWEGRTSCLYPNAELIARNAGDDFAIAFARIECHYFVNKGFLRTDTQLLDDVHRIRHIPTVIVQGRYDVVCPPESAWALHRAWPEAQFVIVPDAGHSANEPGNTSALIEATDRFRGL; this is translated from the coding sequence GTGCCCGCACCCACGCCGCTGCGAACGCTCTATCCCTCCATCGAGCCCTACCGCACCGGCCAGTTGAAGGTCACCGGTGGCCACACGGTGCACTTCGAGGAGAGCGGCAACCCGAAGGGCAAGCCCGTGGTGTTCGTGCACGGCGGCCCGGGCGGCGGCACCGACCCGAAGCAGCGCCGCTTCTTCGACCCCAGCGTCTACCGCATCATCCTCTTTGATCAGCGGGGCTGTGGCCGCAGCACGCCGCACGCCAGCCTGATTGAGAACACCACCTGGGACCTGGTGGCGGACATGGAGCGGCTGCGCGAGCACCTGGACCTGGAGCGCTGGATGCTCTTCGGCGGCTCGTGGGGCAGCACCCTGTCGCTCGCGTACGCGGAGGCCCACCCGGAGCGCGTCACGGAGCTGGTGCTGCGCGGCATCTTTCTGCTGCGCAAGCAGGAGATCGACTGGTTCTACCAGCGCGGCGCGAGCGCGATGTTCCCGGACGCGTGGGAGCACTTCCTCGCGCCCATCCCCGAGGAAGAGCGCGGCAACCTGCTCCAGGCCTACGCGAAGCGGCTGATGGGTGACGACAAGCATTCACAGCAGGAGGCCGCGAAGGCGTGGAGCGTCTGGGAGGGCCGCACCAGCTGCCTGTACCCCAACGCGGAGCTCATCGCGCGCAACGCGGGCGACGACTTCGCCATCGCCTTCGCGCGCATCGAGTGCCACTACTTCGTGAACAAGGGCTTCCTGCGCACGGACACCCAGCTGCTGGACGACGTGCACCGCATCCGCCACATCCCCACCGTCATCGTGCAGGGCCGCTACGATGTCGTGTGCCCGCCGGAGAGCGCGTGGGCTCTGCACCGCGCGTGGCCGGAGGCCCAGTTCGTCATCGTGCCGGACGCGGGCCACTCCGCCAACGAGCCCGGCAACACGTCCGCCCTCATCGAGGCCACGGACCGCTTCCGCGGCCTGTAA
- a CDS encoding ABC transporter ATP-binding protein: MISVRGLRKHYQVHKRPPGLKAALRSLVHRSYTTVKAVDGISFDIKPGERVGFLGPNGAGKTTTLKVLAGLLHPSEGEVTVDGHVPRLREEAFLKKIMLVMGQKQQLLWDLPPSETFELNRAIYDVPRLQYKQTLDELVSLLELGDLIGKPTRQLSLGERMKCELAAALIHRPRVLFLDEPTIGLDVSMQVTMRAFIKAYNEQTGATLILTSHYMDDVAALCPRVIVIDKGQLSYDGSLDALVQRVRPEKRVVLRLGQPVDASLLAPLGKVVSHEPGSAVLQVQQDAVNATVGRALSTLPVTDLTVENAPLEEVMSELFQESKARRAEAAREAVTA, encoded by the coding sequence ATGATTTCCGTCCGAGGACTGCGCAAGCACTATCAGGTCCACAAGCGCCCGCCTGGCCTGAAGGCGGCCCTGCGCTCGCTCGTCCACCGCAGTTACACGACCGTCAAGGCCGTGGACGGTATCTCCTTCGACATCAAGCCCGGGGAGCGCGTGGGCTTCCTGGGCCCCAACGGCGCGGGCAAGACGACGACGCTCAAGGTGCTCGCCGGCCTGCTCCACCCGTCCGAGGGTGAAGTCACCGTGGATGGCCACGTGCCCCGGCTGCGCGAAGAGGCGTTCCTCAAGAAGATCATGCTGGTGATGGGGCAGAAGCAGCAGCTCCTGTGGGACCTGCCTCCGTCGGAGACGTTCGAACTCAACCGCGCCATCTACGACGTGCCCCGCCTCCAGTACAAGCAGACGCTGGATGAGCTGGTGTCGCTGCTGGAGCTGGGGGACCTCATCGGCAAGCCCACGCGGCAGCTCAGCCTGGGGGAGCGGATGAAGTGCGAGCTGGCGGCGGCCCTCATCCACCGCCCCCGGGTGCTCTTCCTGGACGAGCCCACCATCGGCCTGGACGTGTCCATGCAGGTGACGATGCGCGCGTTCATCAAGGCCTACAACGAGCAGACGGGCGCCACGCTCATCCTGACCAGCCACTACATGGACGACGTGGCGGCGCTCTGCCCGCGCGTCATCGTCATCGACAAGGGGCAGCTGTCCTACGACGGCAGCCTGGACGCGCTGGTGCAGCGCGTGCGCCCGGAGAAGCGAGTGGTGCTGCGGCTGGGCCAGCCGGTGGACGCAAGCCTGCTGGCTCCGCTGGGCAAGGTGGTGTCGCACGAGCCGGGTTCGGCGGTGCTCCAGGTGCAGCAGGACGCGGTGAACGCCACGGTGGGCCGCGCGCTGTCCACGCTGCCGGTGACGGACCTGACGGTGGAGAACGCGCCCCTGGAAGAGGTGATGAGCGAGCTGTTCCA